In the genome of Gadus morhua chromosome 12, gadMor3.0, whole genome shotgun sequence, one region contains:
- the LOC115555880 gene encoding NLR family CARD domain-containing protein 3-like: MAARGKLRAGSGSALEPPRLPVHSRRQAPPPCLQPTASPAPLSAADAEPRPTVCSQCQAPPPSHYDQPIRTIMTTGVAGIGKTVLTHKFTLDWSEGKANHDIHFTFLFTFRELNLVKEKEFSLVELLHHFFNETKAAGICRYDQFQVVFILDGLDECRLPLDFQRNPMLTDVTESTSVDVLLTNLIRGDLLPSARIWITTRPAAANQIPAKYVGMVTEVRGFTDPQKEEYFRKRFGEENLARTIISHIKISRSLHIMCHIPVFCWITATVLEDFFKTSQRRKNIPKTQMYINYLRVQSIQGDRKYHGRAETDPHWSSEGREIIVSLGKLAFDQLEKGKLIFYEEDLTECGIDVRRASVDSGVFTQIFIEECGLGQDKVFCFVHLSIQEFLAAFHSENGHLDLFLRFLLGLSLETNQNLLRGLLGRTGMRSLTPWIKQGLLALTGSSSHINQQTVCYIKEKMNGDLSPERSINLIHCLTELNDHSLVEEIQHLLTLGSLSRRTLSPAQWSALVFILLSSEEELEVFDLKKYSASEEGLLRLLPVVKASKLRELDLSTNDLTDSGVKLLSAGLGSPHCTLESLSLSGCLITKKGCASLASALSSNPSHLKELDLSYNHPGDSGAALLSAGLGDPLWRLDTLRYGEDSSPLRNKVSFKDTSHCELTLDPRSAHKNLFLSKGNRKVMRNRKVMRNRKVTRNREVKWVRPHSHRRVRVGSSGRRAAPRDRRHISEDPVLCRGCFSDRCYWEVKWEGCVEIGVTKKGITRRGEGDDSKSWRLYCDGEGYHASISYQGLFRCFGHADTHRVGVYLDRPAGTLSFYGVSPGEGGSSDTLKHIHTFQETFTQEELRPAFWLGGGFASVKLRSFPRNKNK; this comes from the exons atggccgccagaggaAAGCTAAGAG CTGGGTCGGGTTCCGCGCTGGAGCCGCCCCGCCTCCCTGTCCACAGCCGAcgccaagccccgcccccctgtctGCAGCCAACggcaagccccgcccccctgtctGCAGCCGACGCCGAGCCCCGCCCCACTGTCTGTAGCCAATGCCAAGCCCCGCCTCCTTCACACTACG atcaaccaatcagaacaataatgacaactggagtggccggcattggtaagaCCGTCTTAAcgcacaagttcactctggactggtctgaaggcaaagccaaccacgacatacactttacatttctgttcactttcagagagctgaatttagtgaaagagaaagagtttagcttggtggaacttcttcatcacttctttaatGAGACCAAAgcagcaggaatctgcagatatgaccagttccaagttgtcttcatcttggatggactggatgagtgtcgacttcctctggacttccagaggAACCCGATGTTGACTGATGTCAcagagtccacctcggtggacgtgctgctgacaaacctcatcaggggcgacctgcttccctccgctcgcatctggataaccacacgccctgcggcagccaatcagatccctgctaaGTATGTTGGCATGGtaacagaggtgagggggttcaccgacccacagaaggaggagtacttcaggaagagattcggGGAGGAGAATCTGGCCAGGACAATCATCTCCCACATCAAGatatcacgaagcctccacatcatgtgtcacatcccagtcttctgttggatcactgctacagttctggaggacttcttcaaaacatcccagagaAGAAAAAATATTCCCAAGACTCAGATGTACATTAACTatctgagggttcagtccatacagggggacaggaagtaccatgggagagctgaaacagatccacactggagttcagaaggaagggagatcattgtttctctgggaaaactggctttcgaccagctggagaaaggcaaacTGATCTTCTATGAGGAAGACCTGACAGAGTGTGGCATCGATGTCAGAAGAGCCTCAGTagactcaggagtgttcacccagatttttatagaggagtgtgggctgggccaggacaaggtgttctgctttgtccatctgagcatccaggagtttctggctgccttTCAT agtgagaacggacacctggacttgttcctccgcttcctcctgggcctctctctggagaccaatcagaatctactacgaggtctgctgggaagGACAGGAATGAGATCACTGACCCCTTGGATAAAACAAGGTCTGCTGGCACTGACAGGAAGTAGCTCACACATAAATCAACAAACAGTCTGTTATATCAAGGAGAAGATGAATGGAGacctctctccagagagaagcatcaatctgatCCACTGTCTGACTGAGTTGAACGACcattctctagtggaggagatccaacatcTTCTGACATTAGGAAGTCTCTCCAGAAGAAcactctctcctgctcagtggtcagctctggtcttcatcttactgtcatcagaagaggagctggaagtgtttgacctgaagaaatattctgcttcagaggagggtcttctgaggctgctgccagtggtcaaagcctccaaa ctgagagagctggacctgagtaccaatgatctgacggattcaggagtgaagctgctctctgctggactggggagtccacactgtacactggaatcTCTCAG cttgtctggctgcctgatCACAAAGAagggctgtgcttctctggcctcagctctgagctctaacccctcccatctgaaagagctggacctgagctacaatcacccaggagactcaggagctgcgctgctctctgctggactgggggaTCCActctggagactggacactctcaggtatggagaggacagctcaccccTCAGGAACAAAGTCTCCTTCAAGGATACATCCcact gtgaactcacactggacccaagATCAGCCCACAAAAACCTCTTTCTGTCCAAGGGCAACAGAAAGGTGATGCGCAACAGAAAGGTGATGCGCAACAGAAAGGTGACGCGCAACAGGGAGGTGAAATGGGTTAGGCCGCATTCCCACCGGCGGGTGCGGGTCGGCTCGTCGGGCAGACGTGCGGCACCAAGAGACAGGAGACACATCTCTGAAGACCCAGTGTTGTGTAGAGGGTGTTTTTCTgaccgctgttactgggaggtaaaGTGGGAAGGATGTGTTGAGATTGGAGTGACAAAGaaaggaatcacaaggagaggagagggtgatgacAGCAAGTCCTGGAGACTTTATTGTGATGGTGAGGGTTACCATGCCTCAATCTCATATCAAGGATTATTCCGATGTTTCGGCCATGCTGACACtcacagagtaggagtgtatctggaccggcctgctggcactctgtccttctacggagtgtccccaggtgaaggagggtcctcagacacactgaaacacatccacaccttccaggaaaccttcacccaggaggaacTCCGCCCTGCGTTTTGGTTAGGGGGTGGCTTTGCTTCAGTAAAACTAAGAAGTTTCCCaaggaataaaaataaataa
- the ephx4 gene encoding epoxide hydrolase 4: MARVVPNLVSFLSSLPLRVRALGYWSLVYGASLLCAAAALLRLWWSVLLRPSGTFQWGVRGDPPPACLNDTSLGTHCYVRIKESGLRFHYVAAGERGKPLMLFLHGFPEFWFSWRYQLREFKSEFRVVAVDMRGYGESDVPLSVESYRFEHLVTDVRDIVEYLGYNRCCLVGHDWGGTVAWLFSIHYPEMVTKLIVLNSPHPSVYADYALRHPSQLLKCSSFFFYQLPRLPELMLSINDFKALKALFTSRSTGIGRKGRWLSSEDMEAYLYALSQPGALTGALNYYRNVFSSLPLTQQCVRSPVLLLWGECDAFLEQGMAEACRLYIRNHFRLNIISGAGHWLQQDQPDIVNTLMWTFIKEGEGRKSHRH; encoded by the exons ATGGCCAGGGTCGTCCCCAACCTGGTGTCGTTCCTCAGCAGCCTGCCGCTCCGGGTGCGGGCGCTGGGCTACTGGTCCCTGGTCTACGGCGCCTCCCTGCtgtgcgccgccgccgccctgctgCGCCTCTGGTGGAGCGTCCTGCTCAGACCCAGCGGCACCTTCCAGTGGGGCGTCCGGGGCGACCCCCCGCCGGCCTGCCTCAACGACACGTCGCTCGGGACCCACTGCTACGTCCGGATAAAG gagtCCGGTCTGAGGTTCCACTATGTGGCGGCTGGTGAACGGGGGAAACCCCTCATGCTGTTCCTCCACGGCTTCCCAGAGTTCTg GTTCTCGTGGCGGTACCAGCTGCGGGAGTTTAAGAGCGAGTTCCGCGTGGTGGCGGTGGACATGCGGGGCTACGGGGAGTCGGATGTCCCACTCTCGGTGGAGAGCTACCGCTTCGAGCACCTGGTGACCGACGTCCGCGACATCGTGGAGTACCTCG GGTACAACCGCTGCTGTCTGGTGGGCCACGACTGGGGCGGCACGGTGGCCTGGCTGTTCTCCATCCACTACCCCGAGATGGTGACCAAGCTCATCGTGCTCAACTCCCCGCACCCCTCCGTCTACGCAG ACTACGCCCTGCGTCACCCCAGCCAGCTCCTCAAGTGCagctccttcttcttctaccaGCTGCCCCGCCTGCCGGAGCTCATGCTGTCAATCAACGACTTCAAG GCCCTCAAGGCCCTGTTCACCAGCCGGAGCACGGGCATCGGGAGGAAGGGCCGCTGGCTGAGCTCCGAGGACATGGAGGCCTACCTGTACGCCCTGTCCCAGCCCGGGGCCCTCACTGGGGCCCTCAACTACTACAGGAACGTCTTCAG CTCGCTGCCCCTGACCCAGCAGTGCGTGCGCTCCccggtgctgctgctgtggggGGAGTGCGACGCCTTCCTGGAGCAGGGCATGGCGGAGGCCTGCCGCCTCTACATCCGCAACCACTTCCGTCTGAACATCATCTCGGGCGCCGGCCACTGGCTGCAGCAGGACCAGCCCGACATCGTCAACACCCTGATGTGGACCTTCATCAAGGAGGGCGAGGGCCGCAAGAGCCACCGGcactga